The proteins below come from a single Salinilacihabitans rarus genomic window:
- a CDS encoding ABC transporter ATP-binding protein, which produces MGTDDPGRSVGGAVGAETVEAADPDAPVALELDGVTKRYGGTAAVEDVTLAVREGEFFTLVGPSGCGKTTTLRLIAGFEEPTAGTIRFRGTDVAGVPPEERDVGVVFQNYALFPHMTVGENVAYGLRFSAPPGGVSTDERVAELLELVDLAGMEDREPDSLSGGQQQRVAIARALAPGPDVLLLDEPMSALDARLRERLRVQVRAIQSELDITTVYVTHDQEEALAISDRVAVMAAGGLEQVASPRTVYRRPATRFVAEFVGDNNVFEGEVVDAGADRARVRVGAETFAVAVPDREVRAGDRVAFCVRPERLAVAREGDGEAAVGENALAATVASAEFLGETSRVRLAAGDRELLVRATEPPSGEVVVGFDPADAHVIGVG; this is translated from the coding sequence GTGGGCACTGACGACCCGGGCCGGAGCGTCGGCGGGGCCGTCGGCGCGGAGACCGTCGAGGCCGCCGATCCGGACGCGCCGGTCGCGCTCGAACTCGACGGGGTGACGAAGCGATACGGCGGGACGGCCGCCGTCGAGGACGTCACGCTCGCGGTCCGCGAGGGGGAGTTTTTCACCCTCGTCGGGCCGTCGGGCTGTGGCAAGACCACGACGCTGCGGCTGATCGCCGGCTTCGAGGAGCCGACCGCGGGAACGATCCGGTTTCGGGGGACCGACGTCGCGGGCGTCCCCCCGGAGGAGCGCGACGTCGGCGTCGTCTTCCAGAACTACGCGCTGTTCCCGCACATGACCGTCGGCGAGAACGTCGCCTACGGCCTGCGCTTCTCGGCGCCGCCGGGCGGCGTCTCGACGGACGAGCGCGTCGCCGAGTTGCTGGAACTCGTCGACCTCGCGGGGATGGAAGACCGCGAGCCCGACAGCCTCTCGGGCGGCCAGCAACAGCGGGTCGCCATCGCCCGCGCGCTGGCACCCGGCCCGGACGTGCTGTTGCTCGACGAGCCGATGAGCGCGCTGGACGCCCGCCTGCGCGAGCGCCTCCGGGTGCAGGTGCGGGCCATCCAGTCGGAACTCGACATCACGACCGTCTACGTCACCCACGATCAGGAGGAGGCGCTTGCCATCTCCGACCGCGTCGCCGTGATGGCCGCGGGCGGCCTCGAACAGGTCGCGAGCCCGCGGACGGTCTACCGCCGGCCCGCGACGCGGTTCGTCGCGGAGTTCGTCGGGGACAACAACGTCTTCGAGGGCGAAGTCGTCGACGCCGGCGCCGACCGCGCGCGCGTCCGCGTCGGCGCGGAGACGTTCGCGGTGGCCGTCCCCGACCGGGAGGTCCGCGCCGGCGACCGGGTGGCGTTTTGCGTCCGCCCGGAGCGCCTCGCGGTCGCGCGCGAGGGCGACGGCGAGGCCGCGGTCGGGGAGAACGCGCTCGCGGCGACCGTCGCGAGCGCCGAGTTCCTCGGCGAGACGAGTCGCGTCCGCCTCGCGGCCGGCGACCGCGAACTGCTGGTCCGGGCGACGGAACCGCCGTCGGGGGAGGTCGTCGTCGGCTTCGACCCCGCGGACGCACACGTGATCGGGGTCGGATGA
- a CDS encoding N-acyl homoserine lactonase family protein has product MPASRLYRLNTAEWTLDYSAAVQLQNPGEPFPGWCPCYLIEHPEGLVLFDTGVSREMAADPEGYGPTGAPHMAELLQTLDLSVGRSPVEWLAELGYEPSDVDHVVLSHLHVDHAGNVDAFPDAEVIVGKRELRYAFWPDGVQRLFYLDGDFAPLRAPGREVTAVTGEHDVFGDGSVVSFPTPGHTPGHRSLAVDLGSTSVLLAGDVANSRAGYEEGLVASFAWSLEDSLESIRRVKDRARAADAEVIVHHDPEDQSKLPDPPEALE; this is encoded by the coding sequence ATGCCAGCCTCGCGTCTCTACCGACTGAACACCGCGGAGTGGACCCTCGACTACAGCGCCGCCGTCCAGTTGCAAAACCCCGGCGAGCCCTTCCCCGGCTGGTGCCCGTGTTACCTGATCGAGCACCCGGAGGGGCTCGTCCTCTTCGACACGGGCGTCAGCCGCGAGATGGCCGCCGACCCCGAGGGGTACGGGCCGACCGGCGCGCCCCACATGGCCGAGTTGCTCCAGACGCTCGACCTCTCGGTCGGCCGCTCGCCCGTCGAGTGGCTCGCCGAGTTGGGCTACGAGCCGTCGGACGTCGACCACGTCGTGCTGTCGCACCTGCACGTCGACCACGCCGGGAACGTCGACGCGTTCCCCGACGCCGAGGTGATCGTCGGGAAGCGCGAACTCCGGTACGCGTTCTGGCCCGACGGCGTCCAGCGGCTCTTTTACCTCGACGGCGACTTCGCGCCGCTGCGCGCGCCCGGCCGCGAGGTGACCGCAGTGACGGGCGAACACGACGTCTTCGGCGACGGCAGCGTCGTCTCGTTCCCGACGCCGGGACACACCCCCGGCCACCGGTCGCTCGCGGTCGACCTCGGCTCGACGAGCGTGCTCCTCGCCGGCGACGTCGCCAACAGCCGCGCCGGCTACGAGGAGGGGCTGGTGGCGTCGTTCGCGTGGTCGCTCGAGGACTCTCTCGAGTCGATCCGCCGGGTGAAAGATCGCGCGCGGGCGGCCGACGCCGAGGTGATCGTCCACCACGACCCAGAGGACCAGTCGAAACTGCCCGACCCGCCCGAAGCGCTGGAGTGA
- a CDS encoding magnesium transporter: MVRTLVPLLAALSVLQMGSGTVLETFEEQLLEQPSLLVLVPVMIGTAGNLGSIMSARLSTQLHLGLLEFSPNNPYVRATVGAVFGLAATVFVLLGVASWAIGRVLGGTLGLPRLMVITVVSGMVLAVWVVIVSSASVYVSYRLGYDPDDTTIPIVTNVCDVTGVLILFGVVSVVT; encoded by the coding sequence ATGGTCCGGACGCTCGTCCCCCTGCTGGCGGCGCTGTCGGTGCTCCAGATGGGGTCGGGGACCGTCCTCGAAACCTTCGAGGAGCAGTTGCTCGAACAGCCCTCGCTGCTCGTGCTCGTCCCCGTGATGATCGGCACCGCGGGCAACCTCGGCTCGATCATGTCCGCGCGGCTCTCGACGCAACTGCACCTCGGCCTGCTCGAGTTCTCGCCGAACAACCCCTACGTGCGGGCGACCGTCGGCGCCGTGTTCGGCCTCGCCGCCACGGTCTTCGTCCTGCTCGGCGTCGCCTCGTGGGCGATCGGCCGCGTCCTCGGGGGCACCCTCGGGCTCCCCCGCCTGATGGTCATCACGGTCGTCTCCGGGATGGTGCTGGCCGTCTGGGTCGTGATCGTCAGTTCCGCCTCGGTCTACGTCTCCTACCGCCTCGGCTACGACCCCGACGACACGACGATTCCGATCGTCACCAACGTCTGTGACGTCACCGGCGTCCTCATCCTCTTCGGCGTCGTCTCGGTCGTCACCTGA
- a CDS encoding magnesium transporter, whose translation MPRHDTALDVYRQSLPVILVSLVAGLFAGTILGTEAMRAGIESVPGLLLLLPAFLATRGGVYGSLGARLSSALHQGLIEPRFEWSGRLRNAIIASFLNGILVSVFIAVLAWGVTLALGRSANLFELVIILFVAALLSAVAMLGVLLTVIFKGYRRGLDPDNVIGPVVTTVGDVFGVAFLLVGIAVAGVIL comes from the coding sequence ATGCCGCGTCACGACACCGCCCTCGACGTCTACCGGCAGTCGCTGCCGGTGATCCTCGTGAGTCTCGTCGCCGGGCTGTTCGCGGGGACGATCCTCGGCACGGAGGCGATGCGCGCCGGGATCGAGAGCGTTCCCGGGCTCTTGCTCCTGCTCCCGGCGTTTCTCGCGACCCGCGGGGGCGTCTACGGTTCGCTCGGCGCGCGCCTCTCGAGTGCCCTCCACCAGGGGCTGATCGAGCCCCGCTTCGAGTGGAGCGGCCGCCTGCGTAACGCGATCATCGCCTCGTTTCTCAACGGCATCCTCGTCTCGGTGTTCATCGCCGTCCTCGCGTGGGGGGTCACGCTCGCGCTCGGACGGTCGGCGAACCTGTTCGAACTCGTCATCATCCTCTTCGTGGCGGCGCTGCTGTCGGCGGTCGCCATGCTCGGGGTGTTGCTCACCGTCATCTTCAAGGGCTACCGCCGGGGGCTCGACCCCGACAACGTGATCGGCCCCGTCGTGACGACCGTCGGCGACGTCTTCGGCGTCGCGTTCCTCCTCGTGGGCATCGCCGTCGCCGGGGTGATCCTGTGA
- a CDS encoding DUF2391 family protein, whose translation MSRRASGSEEATVDELLDQLDALEETVDTPSEQREVRRARRLADRLSTTGVLGRVITEFTRKDKAEAFVGSVVVGIPLLVEDGVLEIGAFLASRPAFLLATLALAGALVVGILYVADFREVRVTDPYFGVVPRRPVWVLGIAFATAAATMTLWGRVTWADPWVDLCSVSVVATAMAVGGSIGDLLPEEG comes from the coding sequence ATGTCACGGCGAGCGTCGGGTTCCGAGGAGGCCACCGTCGACGAGTTGCTCGACCAGCTCGACGCGCTCGAAGAGACGGTCGACACCCCGTCCGAGCAACGCGAGGTCAGGCGGGCACGGCGGCTCGCCGACCGGCTGTCGACGACCGGCGTCCTCGGGCGGGTGATCACGGAGTTCACCCGCAAGGACAAGGCGGAGGCGTTCGTCGGCAGCGTCGTCGTCGGCATCCCGCTGCTGGTCGAGGACGGCGTCCTCGAAATCGGGGCCTTCCTCGCCTCGCGGCCCGCGTTCCTGCTCGCGACCCTCGCGCTCGCGGGCGCGCTGGTGGTCGGCATCCTCTACGTCGCCGACTTCCGGGAGGTGCGGGTCACCGACCCGTACTTCGGCGTCGTCCCCCGGCGGCCGGTGTGGGTGCTCGGCATCGCGTTCGCGACGGCCGCCGCGACGATGACCCTGTGGGGGCGGGTGACGTGGGCCGACCCGTGGGTCGACCTCTGTTCCGTCTCGGTCGTCGCGACCGCGATGGCCGTCGGCGGCTCCATCGGCGACCTCCTGCCGGAGGAGGGCTGA
- a CDS encoding PLD nuclease N-terminal domain-containing protein, whose protein sequence is MSTALLAVLVGVPVLVLASLAAFTYFDAADVGMADPARWAAVVLFVPVFGVIVYLLARSEQFYDPETDPYAGGGYAVHPSRADDVRLDGSRSEDARPDDE, encoded by the coding sequence ATGAGTACCGCACTGCTTGCCGTCCTCGTCGGCGTCCCCGTCCTCGTCCTCGCGTCGCTGGCCGCGTTCACCTACTTCGACGCGGCGGACGTCGGGATGGCCGACCCGGCGCGGTGGGCCGCCGTCGTCCTGTTCGTGCCGGTCTTCGGCGTCATCGTCTACCTGCTGGCGCGCAGCGAGCAGTTCTACGATCCCGAGACGGACCCGTACGCCGGCGGCGGTTACGCCGTCCACCCCTCGCGCGCGGACGACGTGCGACTCGACGGGTCCCGGTCGGAGGACGCCCGGCCCGACGACGAGTAA
- a CDS encoding thiolase family protein: MGQTPVIAAAVRTPQGKEDGVFADVRSEDLSTPLVNEILTEAGLSGDEVDDLMWGCAQQRDEQDNNLARVIALLSDLGESVPATTINRWCASSMQAIISASDAVRAGQRDCIIAGGVESMSRVPMGDSYSVLHPRLASEYNVGELQMGMTAEKVAEEYDISREEQDEYAVRSHHRAAAATDEGRFEDQIVPIETDEGTITEDEGIRRDTDLETLGGLPTVFKSDGTVTPGNASQISDGAAAVLVTSEAFAEEHDLEILAEVGSNNVAGVDPTVMGIGPVPATRGLLERAGREIDDYDLVELNEAFASQTVYCRDELGIDPDIFNVNGGAIALGHPLGASGARLPVTLIHELRQRGGGRGLATLCVGFGQGAAIEFEVA, from the coding sequence ATGGGACAGACACCCGTTATCGCCGCGGCCGTGCGAACGCCACAGGGGAAAGAGGACGGCGTCTTCGCCGACGTGCGAAGCGAAGACCTCTCGACCCCGCTCGTGAACGAAATTCTCACCGAGGCCGGCCTCTCGGGCGACGAGGTCGACGACCTGATGTGGGGCTGTGCACAGCAGCGCGACGAGCAGGACAACAACCTCGCGCGGGTCATCGCCCTCCTCTCGGATCTGGGCGAGTCGGTGCCCGCGACGACGATCAACCGCTGGTGTGCCTCCTCGATGCAGGCGATCATCTCCGCCTCGGACGCGGTCCGGGCGGGCCAGCGCGACTGCATCATCGCCGGCGGCGTCGAGTCGATGTCGCGGGTCCCGATGGGCGATAGCTACTCCGTCCTCCACCCCCGGCTGGCAAGCGAGTACAACGTCGGCGAACTCCAGATGGGGATGACCGCCGAGAAGGTCGCCGAGGAGTACGACATCTCCCGCGAGGAACAGGACGAGTACGCCGTCCGGAGCCACCACCGCGCCGCGGCGGCGACCGACGAGGGCCGCTTCGAGGACCAGATCGTCCCGATCGAGACCGACGAGGGGACCATCACCGAGGACGAGGGCATCCGTCGGGACACCGACCTCGAGACGCTCGGGGGGCTGCCGACGGTCTTCAAGTCCGACGGCACCGTGACGCCGGGCAACGCCTCACAGATCTCCGACGGCGCCGCCGCCGTCCTCGTCACCAGCGAGGCGTTCGCCGAGGAACACGACCTCGAAATTCTGGCCGAGGTCGGCTCGAACAACGTCGCGGGCGTCGACCCCACCGTGATGGGGATCGGCCCGGTGCCGGCGACGCGCGGCCTGCTCGAACGCGCCGGCCGCGAGATCGACGACTACGACCTCGTCGAACTCAACGAGGCGTTCGCCAGCCAGACGGTCTACTGCCGCGACGAACTCGGGATCGACCCCGACATCTTCAACGTCAACGGCGGCGCCATCGCGCTCGGCCACCCGCTCGGCGCCTCCGGCGCCCGCCTGCCCGTGACGCTGATCCACGAACTGCGCCAGCGCGGCGGCGGCCGCGGTCTGGCGACGCTCTGTGTCGGCTTCGGGCAGGGCGCGGCGATCGAGTTCGAGGTCGCGTAG
- a CDS encoding beta-propeller domain-containing protein: MRGRTTTIAVVFSALLVGAAVGAAAGGLFAGDGTASVPSGDDHTQTESTDWTERTDAATLETFESAAAFEEYFERNGPSTHVRFQTGGPDAAVEEEVAEDAGDASGDGASVTTSALAGDDVRSSETNVQVAALDEPDALKNDGETAYYANHRFHARSGETAVLDLSDPADPEAVATIPATGQLLLADDVLVVLDHDRAYGYDVSDPSDPDQVWAEDLEARLETARLHEDGSLYLVLVDHPSDDPCPIEPYGDAAIECTDVRRPAADADGDAVYTAARVNPETGAVEDSTSVVGTARHSATYVSEGAIYLSYTWSASDYEVLSGYLLGPGSDHLDATSRERLEALDDYDISERAKEVEMRQILDDWRAGLDEDERREVEREFEEGLKAYASEHQRDLSRTGVVRVSIDGALEPTASGEVPGVPLNQFSMDEHEDHLRIATTIPRTHGADSVNDVYVLDSNLEVTGEVQGLGEDERIYSVRFEGDEGHVVTFREIDPFYTLDLSDPTDPRVEGELKLPGVSEYLHPLEEDLILGIGQEDRKVKATTFDVSDRENPVELESVILEDEHFSEIARNHRAFLQDGRHEVFFLPGTENSYVFGYADGDLEEVARVDVGGPGVRAMYVGDYLYVVGEEQVVVLDETTWEEETRVDL; this comes from the coding sequence ATGCGCGGACGAACCACCACGATCGCAGTCGTCTTCTCGGCGCTGCTCGTCGGCGCGGCAGTCGGGGCCGCCGCCGGCGGGCTGTTCGCCGGCGACGGAACCGCCAGCGTGCCAAGCGGCGACGATCACACCCAAACCGAATCGACCGACTGGACCGAACGGACGGACGCCGCGACCCTCGAAACCTTCGAGTCCGCCGCGGCGTTCGAGGAGTACTTCGAGCGGAACGGCCCGTCGACCCACGTCCGCTTCCAGACCGGCGGCCCGGACGCCGCCGTCGAGGAGGAGGTCGCCGAGGACGCGGGCGACGCCAGCGGCGACGGCGCGAGCGTCACGACGAGCGCACTCGCCGGCGACGACGTCCGCAGTTCCGAGACGAACGTCCAGGTGGCGGCGCTCGACGAACCCGACGCGCTCAAAAACGACGGCGAGACGGCCTACTACGCCAACCACCGGTTCCACGCCCGCTCGGGCGAGACGGCCGTACTCGACCTCTCGGACCCCGCCGACCCGGAGGCCGTCGCGACCATCCCGGCGACCGGCCAACTGCTGCTCGCCGACGACGTCCTCGTCGTCCTCGACCACGACCGGGCGTACGGCTACGACGTCAGCGACCCGAGCGACCCCGATCAGGTGTGGGCCGAGGACCTGGAGGCGCGCCTCGAAACCGCCCGCCTCCACGAGGACGGCTCGCTGTACCTCGTGCTGGTCGACCACCCGAGCGACGACCCGTGCCCGATCGAACCGTACGGCGACGCGGCGATCGAGTGCACCGACGTCCGCCGCCCCGCGGCCGACGCCGACGGCGACGCCGTCTACACGGCGGCCCGCGTGAACCCCGAGACCGGCGCCGTCGAGGACTCGACCAGCGTCGTCGGCACGGCCCGCCACTCCGCGACGTACGTCTCCGAGGGCGCCATCTACCTCTCGTACACGTGGTCGGCCTCCGACTACGAGGTGCTGTCGGGCTACCTCCTCGGACCCGGCTCCGACCACCTCGACGCGACGTCGCGCGAGCGCCTCGAAGCCCTCGACGACTACGACATCTCCGAGCGCGCCAAGGAGGTCGAGATGCGCCAGATCCTCGACGACTGGCGTGCCGGCCTCGACGAGGACGAGCGCCGCGAGGTCGAACGCGAGTTCGAGGAGGGGCTGAAGGCGTACGCGAGCGAGCACCAGCGGGACCTCTCGCGGACCGGCGTCGTCCGCGTCTCGATCGACGGCGCCCTCGAACCGACCGCCTCGGGCGAGGTGCCGGGCGTCCCGCTGAACCAGTTCTCGATGGACGAACACGAGGACCACCTCCGGATCGCGACCACCATCCCGCGGACCCACGGCGCCGACTCCGTCAACGACGTCTACGTCCTCGACTCGAACCTGGAGGTCACCGGCGAGGTGCAGGGCCTCGGCGAGGACGAGCGCATCTACTCGGTGCGCTTCGAGGGCGACGAGGGCCACGTCGTCACCTTCCGCGAGATCGACCCGTTCTACACGCTCGACCTCTCCGACCCGACCGACCCGCGCGTCGAGGGCGAGTTGAAACTGCCGGGCGTCTCGGAGTACCTCCACCCGCTGGAGGAGGACCTGATCCTCGGGATCGGCCAGGAGGACCGCAAGGTGAAGGCGACGACGTTCGACGTGAGCGACCGCGAGAATCCGGTCGAACTCGAATCGGTGATCCTGGAGGACGAGCACTTCTCCGAGATCGCGCGCAACCACCGCGCGTTCCTGCAGGACGGGCGCCACGAGGTGTTCTTCCTGCCCGGAACGGAGAACAGCTACGTGTTCGGCTACGCCGACGGCGACCTCGAAGAGGTCGCCCGCGTCGACGTCGGCGGCCCCGGCGTCCGGGCGATGTACGTCGGCGACTACCTCTACGTCGTCGGCGAGGAGCAGGTCGTCGTCCTCGACGAGACGACGTGGGAGGAAGAGACCCGCGTCGACCTGTAG
- a CDS encoding DUF5806 family protein has product MTDDADPGTDRETGTEAASDPDRGRDANDASETAAAAEAADDGAGDDGPMPGVPDPDPDPDPDAVDEDEIPEDVRKYARFKKMDGAQYDRVNEFLRERTYITAREWAIARLCSDFRTETGVEMTKIGENLPELVPFMTDTYTPQAVNQARSSFEEKVRKAGATFLYGAMCDFFTAEELDDVMYEATEVAKFLLEVEGVDLSVEEELESEERISSVMREVREASRELREDEDEDEDEGEDD; this is encoded by the coding sequence ATGACAGACGACGCGGACCCCGGCACCGATCGCGAGACCGGAACCGAGGCCGCTTCCGATCCCGACCGCGGCCGCGACGCGAACGACGCGAGCGAGACGGCCGCCGCGGCGGAGGCGGCGGACGACGGGGCCGGGGACGACGGCCCGATGCCGGGCGTACCCGACCCCGACCCCGACCCCGACCCCGACGCCGTCGACGAGGACGAGATCCCCGAGGACGTGCGCAAGTACGCCCGCTTCAAGAAGATGGACGGCGCGCAGTACGACCGGGTCAACGAGTTCCTCCGCGAGCGGACGTACATCACGGCCCGCGAGTGGGCCATCGCGCGGCTCTGTTCGGACTTCCGGACCGAGACGGGCGTCGAGATGACCAAGATCGGCGAGAACCTGCCGGAACTCGTCCCGTTCATGACCGACACGTACACGCCGCAGGCGGTCAACCAGGCCCGCTCCTCGTTCGAGGAGAAGGTCCGGAAGGCCGGCGCGACGTTTCTCTACGGGGCGATGTGTGACTTCTTCACCGCCGAGGAACTCGACGACGTGATGTACGAGGCCACCGAGGTCGCCAAGTTCCTGCTGGAGGTCGAGGGCGTCGACCTCTCCGTCGAGGAGGAACTGGAGTCCGAGGAACGCATCTCCAGCGTGATGCGCGAGGTGCGCGAGGCGAGCAGGGAACTGCGCGAGGACGAGGACGAGGACGAGGACGAGGGCGAGGACGACTGA
- a CDS encoding DUF7529 family protein: MNGQGVPDAVLEFWEAFVDDVAATADAYRESGWDVLELHPGDVAPQPGPLDRPTLGGDEGDGDADAGADADPAPDPDVDRLGFDVLVPDDEFDALESLLDDGFAASSYETFRAERGGAAFVLVVERDEASERAVFVPLHYRPSDTERLRRLASQRGVVHAYVRPLSRRRVVTFSHEEPDSFFGDGEDAGDDPESA; encoded by the coding sequence ATGAACGGCCAGGGAGTGCCGGACGCCGTCCTCGAGTTCTGGGAGGCGTTCGTCGACGACGTCGCCGCGACCGCCGACGCGTACCGCGAATCCGGCTGGGACGTGCTCGAACTGCACCCCGGCGACGTGGCGCCACAGCCCGGCCCGCTGGACCGACCGACGCTCGGCGGCGACGAGGGCGACGGCGACGCGGACGCGGGGGCGGATGCGGATCCCGCGCCCGATCCGGACGTCGACCGCCTCGGGTTCGACGTCCTCGTCCCCGACGACGAGTTCGACGCGCTCGAGTCGCTCCTCGACGACGGGTTCGCGGCGTCGTCGTACGAGACCTTCCGCGCGGAGCGCGGCGGCGCGGCGTTCGTCCTCGTCGTCGAGCGCGACGAAGCGAGCGAGCGAGCGGTGTTCGTTCCGCTCCACTACCGACCGTCCGACACGGAGCGACTGCGGCGGCTGGCCTCCCAGCGCGGGGTCGTCCACGCCTACGTCCGCCCCCTCTCGCGCCGGCGCGTGGTCACGTTCTCCCACGAGGAACCCGACTCGTTCTTCGGGGACGGGGAAGACGCCGGGGACGATCCCGAGTCGGCGTGA